A window of Quercus robur chromosome 12, dhQueRobu3.1, whole genome shotgun sequence genomic DNA:
CCAACATTCCAGCAGGCAATTCCAAACTAAGCCTCCCAACAGGGACCCTAACCTTAGACATGTGAGAACTTTTAATAAGGTCTGGGTTAAGTAAACTTAGGGTCCTTATCTTAAATCAATTCCTAATGTAtaataatagaatatatatatatatatatatatatacacgtgtgtgtgtgtgttttcaaAAAACGTTCATGTAAAGCTTCATAATAAACATCAACATACAGCAGGGGGAAAAAATCCTACCTGTTCAGTAAGAACAGCATAAGTTTCACCCTCTGACTCCAAGAGGATCAATATGGCTACAGCTGGTCCTCGTGCAAATACGATACCTGGAACCTAATCACATTTTAGTTCGAACAGAAACAAGAGAATAATAGCACTAGATGAACCACATGAAGATTGCCACCAGAAATGAGATATATTTATTGAGGCTACACATACAAAGCCTCAGGTTCATCTagctacaaaaataaataaatcaagaaTGACTGTTGAACACCAGTAAGGCTATTCTATTAGCCTTAAGTAATAAAacaagatgaaaaaaaatacaaaaaaacaaaacaaaacaaaataaaacccacaaaattGAACAtagttaaatatttaaaatttaagttaaagaaaaagaacccaGATAATTAGGATTCAAAAGCAGTGCATGGATATGTTTAAATACCTTTTTTCCTGTTTCCTTATCAACAATGTCAGCTTTGAATTTGAGAAACCCGACACGCTCTCCAAACATATCTACTCCCTAAAACCAACAAGAAAACATCAGAATATATCGTATATCTTAGTGACATATTGGAAGCATCAAAAGATATAACAAATCCTTGGGTGATTATTTAGTAGAACTAGCACGAGAATGTATTGCAAATTAGAATACATgcatgcttttttctttttcgtttttaattggtaagttacatAGACACCAAGTGGGTTTCGAATTCACAACTTCACTCTCCACCCATTTCTAGTGGAAGGATGAAAGTGCCATTTGAGTCAGAACTCATGAGAATACTTACatacataaaaaacaaacagaCATATAATTGAGAATAGCTACCTGGAGAAGTACACGTTTAAGAGACATGGCATTGTTAGCTAAAATTCCAGTTTCAGTTTGCAAGTTCTTTAACCACTGCTTGAACAATGAGGAATTAATAGCAGTCCTGCAACATCAAATCACACCAAACGCCATATATTAATAACTATGTGCCCATTGTTggcaaaaatttttaaaaagaaaagaaaagggaaatggGGTCAATTTGGCAAAAACTAATTTTGTCAAATAAATGGGTTTTCTCTCAACAGTTGTAAGTCCAAGGTAATGTAAAGATCTAAATAAATCCTTCATATATAGcaatttaaaaaacttaaactaaAGCTCCGTTTGGTTGCACGGAAAATGATTCATTCTAGTAATACtttcttgagaaaaaaaattatcttcttctttttttttttttttttttttttttgaggcgAATCGACAATAACGAAACTTGAAAATTAGCAAGCTTTTCAATAgtattataaaattaacaaataagtaaaaaaaaaaaaaaaaaaaaaaaaaaaatgtaaatagagaagaaaagaccTGAATTGGAAGTCAGAGATGCCAGGTGCGGCGACAATCTGGACGGGTTCAGCGAGTTGAGTCGGGAGGGTGATGGAGTGAGTCAGAGGGGATGATGACTCGGTCTCGGTCGACATTTTGCAATTGGAAGAGAGGGATCTGAGTCGGTGAGGATGAGAGGAAAGGGATAGTGTTTTGGAGAGAGTGCGTAACTGTTGATGTAGAGACATGGAACTGGATACCTGAAGAATGTACGACGCCATTTTCGATTCCCTCTGTTTGTGTACGTGGATTGCTTGAGTTGACCATTAATCGTTAAGACATTtattaaatgattatttttaaaaaaaaattgatttttttatagaaaatataaaaagtagttgtttttttaaaaatatatataaagtttttaaaaattaattaactttcACTAGTATTATTGGATTTATGTTCATTAGCATGTGATTCTTTTTTGGAGTCTTCAGAAATAAGGTTAGGATACtatgcataatttttacaaGCTGATGTGCcactaataacaaataaataaataaaattcaaacattaatttataaaacttaACCCAAACCTAACCAGACTTGCCCATTTTGCCATGTTTAAATTTGACCAAGTAGATTGATTGTGTACTCTAGGATTTGTAGATTCATTGTCTTTTAtgtctttttatttgttattgtaattttttttttttgtaaaatactattttggtccttaaaattttccaaatgtttgttttttgtccttaaactttaaaaaattatttttttgtcctaAAATTagtgaaatttttgtttttcttccctAAAGTATTAAAAATGTTTCTTTCATCGTTaaactttattaaaagtttgttttttcgtctctaaactattaaaaaacaTTCTTTTTAATCCCGaattttgtctataaaatattaaaaaaaaactctttacaaaatttaaggataattttttattttttaaagtttagggacaaaaaacaaatttttagtaaagtttaaggatcaaaataatatattacgCAAACCACATATAGTCAACATTAAATCGATCCAAACCACGAGTGGATAAAGTAgtataattaactttttttagttgtgggtttcagttaactcaactgataaagtttctgatggttgaataagagatttaaaatttaatctctacttataccaaaaactaattctaaaaaaaaaataaaaaataaaaaatctttttagtttAATAATTGTCTTCTTCTCATAAAAAGAGATCAAATAATGTCATTAAGTTAAAAAACTCATAATATTTCATACGgcaataaattttgtaacaaCAACCTTATGAAcacaataattatatatttttattaaaatatacaaACATAACAAACTAGGTTTATTTGTTAAACCATGATAGGAATAGCTCGCAGGGGTTGAGCCATCTGCAAGGTTAAACCAAACTTATCTTCCATGGACATATCCTCAGGCTTAAAGCCATCTTCAAGTTTCCAATCAAAGGTATGAATAAGCGAACCCAGCATCAAGTGTAACATTCGTATCGCCAAAGGCAATCCAGGACATATTCTCCTCCCAGCACCAAACGGAATAAGCTCAAAATTCCGTCCCTTGACATCAATTTCTGACCCCATGAACCTCTCTGGCTTAAATGAGTTTGGGTTTTCCCATATGCTGGAGTCCCTGCCTATAGCCCATGCATTTACAAGCACTTGTGCACCCTTTGGGACTGTAAAGCCCTGAATTTCTACATCTGCCTCAGCTTTACGGGGAAGTAACAGTGGAACTGGAGGGTGTAGCCGGAAGGTTTCTTTGACTATTGCTTGCAAGTATGGTAAACGAGCAATATCAGATTCCTCTACTGGGTTTCCTTTGCCAATGATTTGATTGAGCTCTTCTTTGGCTTTTGATAGAACCTCTGGGTTGTGAATCAGCTCTGCCATTGTCCATTCTAATGTAGCGGACGTTGTATCATTACCTGCAATAAACAGGTCCTATTccacaaaaatttaaacaaagtGAGACAACATATTAGACCATAAACCAGATTCATAAAAAGTACATAGATGAataattcattcaaaaaaataagtaCTTAAATGAATCAATCTATAAATTATTGAAGAAGAATATGGAGAAAATTGTCACCAGGAACAAACGTTCGATTTGAGTTTTGTCAAACTCCCCTGTGCTTTCTTCACTAATGTCAAGAAGAGTATTTAACATATCAATGTTTCTGATTGAATCGGGTACTTTTCTTGTCAGCAACCGTTTGTTGATCAAGCTATCAAAGAGTTCTATCATATTCCCAAAGTAAATTGTCATCCGGCGACGTATGCCTTGGGGATCAACCTTCCTAAGCACCGGAAAATAGTCTGCCAAGTTTGGTTTTCCAACCTCTTCCATGATATTCCATACAAGTTCCTTGAACTCTCTTGCCATATCAGAATTCGGGTCTGCCAAATCCACAGAGCAAATAGTGTTGGACAATAAATTAAGCGTAGTTTTGAAAGCTGCTCTACCAATATCGACTGCATCATTGGTTAGGCAGCTTTTATGGACGTCAGCAAGCAGCTCTTGTACTTTCTTGCGCCGGAGGTTTTGGTTGGCATCTAGTATCTTATGGGCGAATAATTGGGAGTTACATATTTTTCTAATGTTTCTCCAACGTGAGGAAACAGGTATCCAAGGCAACCCTAACTCATGCTGTTTGTGGGCTCGGATTGCATCTGGTATGGAACGGTTGGAAAGGAGTTGGTCATGTGTTTGGAGGACTTCTTTGGCCATGGTAGCTGAAGAAATGACTACTGTGGTTATCTGGCCTAATTTTAGACTCATCAAGGGTCCATTTGTCATGGCAAGCTTGGCCAGAGACTTGTGAGGTTTGTCACCAAGTTCCAGGAGGTTTCCAATGATTGGAAAAGGCTTTGGTCCTGGAGGAAGCTTTTTGGGAATAGATTTGCTTCTTTTTGCAATGGTATGGAGGGCTTGAATAATGGTCAAGCTGAGGCAAAGATAGAGTATACAGCTTAAAACTTCCATCTCTGTGTGTGTTTCAGAGAGAACCAAAAAAGGAACTGGAATGTATCTCCCTCCCTACGGCCTCCGGGCGAGAAGCTTTCTTGTACCTGCGATAAagtaacttctttttttcttattaccAATCCTCAACAAGTGGTCACCATTGTTCATGAGCAAACGTTACGGAATCAAATTGACCTCCACAATTTGAATGGTATACGAACTGTGTTGTTATCCCTGCAACTATTATTTCCccttttcaaaatatgaaaaattaaaaatcatttttacatCTAGCTTTTATGTGTTTAGAGTTAAGAGTAAAATGTGAGGCACACGTTTTATGACTTTGTATGACCATTTTATTTCATAAAGATGCAATAGGATTTATTTTAGTGATTCATGCCGAGACAAATATTAACTACATATTTGCATACAATGTATGGTCAAAATACCACTTTGTGCTAGAGATAAAAGGAAGAAGAGTCAAGAAGCTTGGGAGGAAAATACTTGCTGGTAGTAAAAAGAATGGTCTAGAGATTTTAAAGTCGGTTTGTTAACCAACATAATTAAGTACGGACAGGGCCGGCTCAACAAGTCGGCAAAAATTTTAAGggtaaatattaatcaaataatatatatatattgaatttttttatttaaaatttatttttcttactttttaagatgcaaaattactgattaaatttttgtatttaagtttttctaccatttttttaattgataatattaCTAATTCATTTAATCTTTTTTGTGACATAGTAGAACAATAGAACCTCGTtattcaatttttctaaatttgtaaCCACTTTGAAGTCTAAACTTAcaccaataaaaattaatttaatacatggttcaataaattagtatcaTTATTGTAACGCCCCAAAATCATAAGCAATAATATTCTATTTAAtctgaataatccataaaaatattaaataaaagaactaGCAACCTTGAATCTCATCACaaaagtcagagctctaattcaccaaatacaaaacatcctcaaaataattttccaatacaatgtttaatgccataaaataataaaaaaaaatcctcagtTCTACATAAATAGTTCATAACAGCTGTCTTccaagaatctctactccagTAATCTCTCTAATGTATATGTAATGGGAAATAAAGGGGagtgagataactcaataagtggaattcactaacattggggtgtgggaacaaaccttCAATGAATAATTCTTACAGCAATTTTATAACTTATAACTCATCAATATTTATCACTAAatatttcatgtaaaagaaaaatatctttACAACgtgagccatcataatatatatatatatatatatatatatatatattgatatcaTCACATAAACAATTTTCTAGACTTTTCTCATGGTCAACGTTTACGCCCCGTTGACAGGGTTGTGTTATCCCCTTTTTGGGACTGAAACCTCCTTTCATCCCATTTCTCAAGGATGGCTCATTTGGAACCTAAAGGTACACTCCCTTACTAAGGAGCTTTcttttggatcctcaatagtatgCTCCCCTactaaggagctatcaaatgtgcatTGTCCCCTTTTGGGACCGTCCTTTGCTAAGGACTAGCTGCAGTATGATTGTCCCTTACTAAGAACTAAATACCATACTAAGTTTCTAATCACGACTTGtcataggttttcaaaacatatacaAGATACTCACATAAATAATCCATTCAAGatgctcacaaaaataatccaaTCATAATTCTCGAAAATATAAGGATATATCGCACATaccaatttaaataaatttaggttgtcccacaagtttttcataaaacaaataattaatgtgcacatcaagaaattataaaatatccatttatatgtatagaataacaatatatttctttgagatataatagtttaataaccaacactgtttgggaaaatccccaaaattagtaaacaccacttacaTATAAGTTGCAAAAATAGAGGAAATCAACctcccttgaatcacaacaattcagtagaattagaaTCTAGTAACACCAAAAAATAAGTTCATCAATACACAAATTCCcacttaaaaatctattttcacacttaaaatgGTTTTATCCTAGACAACATTGATTTATCCAAAATCCTCTATTTATTCACCTAACTATCCAATTTACTTTCAGCTTTGATCAAATTTTTGGACTTATAAATATTGCTGCCTAATCAGAATATTCATGAAACTTCAATATAGCTAGAAGATAGCTAGTGCAATAATATAGTTATGCCAAATCAATCTCAGAGCCATTAGAGGTATGACTATACATACTATTCATACATAATCAATTTCAAAGCGGCTATATAAACAATTCTTATTATAATAATgtaattatcaacctaaagacCCAAAATCTAGTACACGGCTGAACTAGTGTTATGGTCAACAATTGAGGCTTAGTGTGAATGCAAATAAACCGGTCAACAATTGAGACTTTGTGTGAAAGCAAATAAACTACAATTGAGGCTTAGTATGAAAGCAAATAAACCGGTCAACAATTGAGACTTAGTGTGAAAGTAAAGTAACCACAAACTCTATTGGTTCAATTCAAAGACTTCATGACATAAAGCCATAATACAATTCttaatcaaatataataacaattttAGGAGCCCTTTCTCTATTAGTATAATCATAAAAACCATACCTGTAATCTCTACTCACAGCTACAGTGAAGAGAAGCAAAGTTCAATAGTCTGATGCGGCTGAAGCAAAAAGGAAGCCTTATGAGAATATGCACGTGTAACTTAAGGGGTAAAAGACTAAAGTTTTCAAGGCTAATATTTACTTATGTCAAATCACTTGGGCTTCATATTCCATtgtatttatcttctttttaatacCTTAAGCCCAAATTAATTTAATCCATTTTAATTATAGGTCTCCtttaaaaatttacatataataatttaattggtatcaaaattaTAGGGTGTTACAactataatacaaataagttgatATGatacatatcaaattattaattatataataatttataataatagataaagttagaaacattttcatataaataaaataaaaaataaaaaataaaaagtagtgaGAAACCGttttagagcatctccaacagctCATGTAAAACCAAATTTGGACCACCAAACAGCACTGTTCATGCTCCAGCCGATTCTCCAAACATCCAAATtctccaaatttatttttgaagttgctAAAGTGATTCTCTTAAtttagagaacactgtagcaactccAAACCAATTTTTCTGTTTAAAATATTATCTCAGTTACTATTatatcaattctttctctctcctccggaattttttttttctctcattctctccgtTTCTCACagaatccaaacacaaaacataaaacaaaatccaattcttaaaataaaattgaatcagaacaagcaaatatggaaaaaaaatatatatatattcataacaattctttctctcaaacatctctaaaaACTCAAGCATAACCAAAATACAACTCAAaaacataatcttaaaattaatcaaaccataacaataaaaggtaaaaaaaaaaaaaaaaaaaaaaaacaagctatCTACCATCTGGGCTGCGTTGGGAGGAATACGAGCGGCAGCGGCAGAGGATGACGAGCGGCGGCGGCAGAGCGGAGCCATCTAACCCAtctgttctttctctctctacctaTTTCTCTGATTCTtattacaatgaaaaaaaaaagttgagaaagAGAACTggagaaagaagatgaaaaaaaaaaaaaaaaaagttgagaaagAGAACTGGAGAACCAGAGGGAGGTTCTGGAAAGTGGAAagtagagaaaacaaaaagggaGGGGATGGGATATATGGGTATACGTGTGTGGTGgagaaaaatcaagagaaaaaaaaaaagaagagagaaacgTATGGATGAtagaatagaaagaaagaaatgaaaaataatataaaaaaaagaaatgataatttAGAAATTCTATCATAATATtctcacaataatttcacaataaattttaaataatatattgttattagctaatattggtaagtaaaaatataatttcagcagtggatttaaattagaactaataacaatttttcacataagattttgatgtgattcttatgaaagtattgtgaaaaatgttgtgaatataacactttccattaaaaaatataattgttaggAATGAATATAGAAAtaataaatgatgataaaaaaaataaagaaataatgaagaaataatatttaaatgaaatagagaatggaatagagaatctgttggaaagtgtatttaaaaaagtagatagataaaagttaaatatcactgttcattcttcaaacagtacaaaaatttagagaacCCGCTGATGATGCTCTTAAGTAATAACTCTGGGCTGCACTGTTATTTGATTGCAGATACCTCTGGTTCTGGACAAGTTTCCTCAAGTTCGGGTGGCTCACGTGTCTAGAGAAGTCATTAAATGTGCGGATTGACTGGCAAAATGGGGCTGCTCTATGCAAGAAGACTTtgctgtcttttttttttggccttttacAGCTTATTTAGTAACTTTATTAGCTAAGGACATTAATGGCCTGTACTGTTGTAGACTTGCCGCTGCCAGTATGGCTTCTGTTGCTGGGTAGGTTTTCCTTTTGTGTTTAATAATATTTcccttttacccaaaaaaaactaTGGGCTGCACTGCACAGTTGCGCACTGTACAGCCTGTGCAGTGCAGGTCTCATGTGAGCAGGCCAGCAGGGCCTGTACTATTATCCTATGGCTAAGTTTTAAAGCAAAATACGTGTCCTAAGCAGAAAAGGTTCCTAGCAAAAAAAAGTGCCCCATGATGGAACTCCCATCaatgaaataaactaaaaaatatatataatttaagttaaataaatagaagACTCTGAGTCTTAATttccgaaaaacagagaggggaagagctgaagaagaaaaaattcaaGCTTGATTGACTCACTGagtttatgaaaaaatatttggaatattattttaaatatatatttttaatttttaaataatattatatatgtttttacacattttttcatctacatatatttaaaaaaaattgaaaactattgtttaaacatACATACCAAACAAGcctcaagaatcaagatgaagatgaagaaaagaaatgtaTGAATATAGATAGAACCCGATCTTTAATAATAGTTCTCTATTATTATATCAAAATACTAAATAGTTTATGGTATAGGGAGGGATTAAACTCCAGATTTTTTATTCGAGCATAAGATATCTTATGCAtgtaataaagttttttttttttttttttttttttttttaatattacgAATCCTCTACAAGTGGTTGCCATTGTCCATGAGCAAACGTTACGGAATTAAATTGACCTCTACAATTTGAATGGTATACGTACTGTGTAGTTATCCAATTGGAGTTTCATTATGAAAAGTCCCACCACTAGGCTCCGACCTTTATCCTTTTTAGTAGACATGGTAATATGGGTTAGAATTTTCTGACCTGACTCGAAAAATACTTGACccaaacctaattttttttacctgAACTCAACTCGACCTGAATAACCCATGACCCGacctgttaaaaaaaattcgcTAAAAGAATATTTAGATTACGTCTTGATACTAGGTGCATAAAACACAAAGTACCAAAACCAATAGTCaatatattatagatataaTTGAACAAGTAAAACAACGGACAAGACATGACATGAGAGAATGACTATTTGAGCTTCATTACAACCAATAAGAGCTAAGTTTTACAGACATGACATGAGAGAATGAGACAAAGACAACACAAGACTGTCAAGACaaccattaaaatatatatatatatatatatatatatatatatatatatctcattcaaTACTAGCTGTAGTCCAAAGCCAAAGGCACAATGCACAATGCACAAACATGAAAGTTGAAACATGATAAACCAAACCACAAAGGGCCCCAAAGCTTCCTCAGTTTAGTTCCACTACTCTTGTCTCTTGCACCTCTACCCTTCTTTTCACACTTTCACACATTGCACACTTTTTTAGTTTCACACAAAGTAAGGAAGATGATGTAAGTGaattgcattttgtttagtataGGTTGTgctatgtttttttaataataaagattgTAATGTTGTGTGGTATTATTTTGGCGAAAACCACATTtttgtccctacattttcacgcgattccACTTTgatccctaatttttttttccactgcttttagtccctatcctggaAAATACGTCTTGTTTTTTTCCCAACCATTACATCAGAGACGAAAATTGCACAGGTGGTAAACGAAGTACACTGTTGGCACACTAAAAGCTGACgtgaccattaaaataataataataaatgttatttggcattaaaaaatgccacatcagcatctaaattaaaaaaaaattaactaaataaaaaaaataaaaacagaattaaaaactaaaaatcatatggaTTGAGATTTAAGTgtatcttgaacaagaacaataaaaacacaaacctagaaatttaaaaataaaataaaaaatacaccGTGAAAACTGAATTTTCAGCACTCCCTCATCCTCACTCGCTCCCTCACAACAAAAccctctctttctccttttctctctttttctctctctcgcaGCCCAGCCACCATCGCTGTCGCCTAGCCCAGTCCAACCATCTTCGCCACCCCTTCTCCCTCTGCCGTCGCCTCACTCCCTCCCTCACTCCTTCACGATCGtttccccttctctctctctctctctctctctctctctctctctctctctctctctctctctctctctctctctctctctctccttcaacTTGTTCTGCCctcctctctctttccctcactataagttttgacttttgtgaaatttgggtttggaattGGTGAAAGTTATATGGGGTTTGTggctttttttcttctaagtgtAAATATgggtttattatatttaatgaattgttatggtttttttttgtgtgattttagAATTATTAGTTCAATTTAGTAAATTTAAGTTCTTGATTGTTGATTCTGTCAAGtttggatgatgatgatgagcgGTTTGTTGTTGGGGATTCTTTGATTCTAAAAGATTTTGGTTGGGTtcagcaaaagaaaataaattttggagttttcctctttttgaattttttctgttgtttttgtttattcagACAGTAGAAAGGTTTCACCTAAACTTAGACAAAAACAATCCTCCGCGGTTGTTTGGTTCTTgagaaaagcaaaagaaaacgaattttcaattttggaggtttttattttttattttttatttttatttatgggtttgtgttcttagatctaagtttgtgttcttgttgttcttgttcaagacacacttagatctcaattcatgtgattttttatttttaattatgtttttaatttttttttaatttagatgcttttgtggcattttttaatgccaaataacatttattattattattttaatggccacgtcagCTTTTAGTGTACCAATAGTGTACTTCGTTTGCCACCTGTGCAATTTCCATTTCTGATGTAACAGCAGGGACAAAAACGAGACACGTTTTCCAGGATAGAGACTAAAAgcggtgaaaaaaaaagttagagaccaaagtgggaatcgcgtgaaaatgtagagacgaaaatgtgattttcgcctattatttttcattgcaattttttttagtgattaggaatttgatcattatgaAAGTGGTCgtgatgccaaaaaaaaaaatatatatatatatatatatatatatatatatatatatatatatatatatcttagtTGGACTTGTAATTAGAAGAGCCTAGactaaacaaaaagaaaaactcaaagttGGAAGTTATCTCTTGGTGGAAAGAGCATTACGATCGGTTTCCAAAGCTCTCTTTAATGGCACAGGATCTCATGAGCATTCCGATAACCATTGTTGCTTCTGAATCAAGTTTTAGCCctaggaaaaaaattcttactctATATCGATCATGTCTTTTACCTTAGAATGTGGAAGTTACGTTGTGTACTAAA
This region includes:
- the LOC126709597 gene encoding nudix hydrolase 14, chloroplastic, yielding MASYILQVSSSMSLHQQLRTLSKTLSLSSHPHRLRSLSSNCKMSTETESSSPLTHSITLPTQLAEPVQIVAAPGISDFQFRTAINSSLFKQWLKNLQTETGILANNAMSLKRVLLQGVDMFGERVGFLKFKADIVDKETGKKVPGIVFARGPAVAILILLESEGETYAVLTEQVRVPVGRLSLELPAGMLDDDKGDFVGTAAREVEEETGIHLNLEDMIDLTAFLEPSTGCRVFPSPGGCDEEISLFLYRGHVDKEIITQLQGKETGLRDHGELIKVRVVSYKNLWRMTADSKVLMAIALYEMAMREGLLLQSKT
- the LOC126710431 gene encoding geraniol 8-hydroxylase-like; translated protein: MEVLSCILYLCLSLTIIQALHTIAKRSKSIPKKLPPGPKPFPIIGNLLELGDKPHKSLAKLAMTNGPLMSLKLGQITTVVISSATMAKEVLQTHDQLLSNRSIPDAIRAHKQHELGLPWIPVSSRWRNIRKICNSQLFAHKILDANQNLRRKKVQELLADVHKSCLTNDAVDIGRAAFKTTLNLLSNTICSVDLADPNSDMAREFKELVWNIMEEVGKPNLADYFPVLRKVDPQGIRRRMTIYFGNMIELFDSLINKRLLTRKVPDSIRNIDMLNTLLDISEESTGEFDKTQIERLFLDLFIAGNDTTSATLEWTMAELIHNPEVLSKAKEELNQIIGKGNPVEESDIARLPYLQAIVKETFRLHPPVPLLLPRKAEADVEIQGFTVPKGAQVLVNAWAIGRDSSIWENPNSFKPERFMGSEIDVKGRNFELIPFGAGRRICPGLPLAIRMLHLMLGSLIHTFDWKLEDGFKPEDMSMEDKFGLTLQMAQPLRAIPIMV